From one Lycium ferocissimum isolate CSIRO_LF1 chromosome 5, AGI_CSIRO_Lferr_CH_V1, whole genome shotgun sequence genomic stretch:
- the LOC132056759 gene encoding large ribosomal subunit protein uL18-like, whose protein sequence is MTRVLCVVIWCCPDSSINSLHKHTACSSFPPPPSPPPPGGPMAFIKVQKTRAYFKRYQVKFKRRREGKTDYRARNRLINQDKNKYNTPKYRLVVRFTNQDIIAQIVSASIAGDMILASAYARELPHFGLEVGLTNYAAAYCTGLLLARRVLKKLEMDEEYQGNPEASGEDYSVEPAESRRPFRALLDVGLIRTTTGNRVFGALKGALDGGLDIPHGEKRFAGFSKDSKQLDADVHRKYIYGGHVATYMKTLIEDEPEKFQSHFSEYIKRGLEADDLEQMYKKVHAAIRSDPSPKKSGKQPPKQHKRYNLKKLTYEERKAKLIERLNALNSAAGNDDESDDE, encoded by the exons ATGACTAGGGTTTTGTGTGTAGTTATTTGGTGTTGCCCTGACAGCAGTATTAATTCTCTTCACAAACACACAGCTTGCTCCTCATTCCCCCCACCCCCCTCTCCCCCGCCGCCAGGAGGACCAATG GCATTCATCAAAGTCCAGAAGACTAGGGCTTACTTTAAGCGTTACCAGGTTAAATTCAAGAGAAGGAGAG AGGGAAAGACTGACTATAGAGCAAGGAATCGCTTGATAAATCAGGACAAAAACAAGTACAATACTCCAAAATATCGTCTTGTTGTCCGATTT ACTAATCAGGACATAATAGCCCAAATTGTGTCAGCTAGCATAGCTGGTGATATGATTCTTGCCTCTGCATATGCCCGTGAGCTGCCTCATTTTGGCCTTGAAGTTGGACTGACAAATTATGCTGCTG CATACTGTACTGGACTTCTCTTGGCAAGACGAGTTCTCAAGAAGCTCGAAATGGATGAGGAGTATCAAGGAAACCCTGAG GCCAGTGGGGAGGATTACTCAGTTGAACCTGCTGAAAGCAGGAGGCCCTTCCGTGCTCTCTTGGATGTGGGCCTTATTAGAACAACTACTGGAAATCGTGTTTTTGGTGCTCTCAAG GGTGCATTGGATGGTGGACTTGATATTCCTCATGGCGAGAAGAGGTTTGCTGGATTCAGCAAGGACTCCAAGCAACTTGATGCTGATGTTCACCGCAAGTACATCTATGGTGGCCATGTTGCAACATATATGAAG ACTTTGATAGAAGATGAGCCTGAGAAATTTCAGTCTCACTTTAGTGAGTACATTAAGCGGGGTCTTGAGGCTGATGATCTCGAACAGATGTACAAGAAGGTTCATGCCGCCATACGTTCTGATCCAAGCCCAAAGAAATCCGGGAAGCAGCCTCCCAAGCAGCATAAGAG GTACAATCTGAAGAAGCTGACTTATGAGGAAAGGAAGGCTAAGTTGATTGAAAGACTGAATGCTTTGAATTCAGCTGCTGGAAATGATGATGAGTCTGATGATGAGTGA